From Haliaeetus albicilla chromosome 15, bHalAlb1.1, whole genome shotgun sequence, a single genomic window includes:
- the LOC138689075 gene encoding uncharacterized protein — protein sequence MGLPWPFARRGTSAAAEVPGPSASGRGGSLFGRPLAALCSQDGTLPQPIQVSKPGQGVPTPLAPPERWCPQQRDPGWGSGTKPSPPHVAHLQPPLRPAPPRPAPVRAVEPSTLAPAPEEGSPAPGPVSSQAALPLCPLQDLLALLHEHGPSTEGIFRLAASERASRELREALDSGAEVRLESQPAHLLAVVLKVNPADLEPGSSRLCRCRWAPARAGAKTRPPARRPECRGCRLCSRRRWSKTHPEPLALQDFLRKIPSKLLEAELYEEWMSALQKSSRQEKLAGLKEYVWRAACLLHGEWQRAGLVCKRRRP from the coding sequence ATGggcctgccctggccctttgcgCGGCGAGGGACCTCGGCCGCTGCAGAGGTGCCCGGGCCGTCGGCCTCTGGACGCGGGGGGTCTCTCTTTGGCCGGCCCctggcagctctctgcagccaggACGGCACGCTGCCCcagcccatccaggtaagcaagcctgggcagggggtccccacCCCGCTGGCTCCTCCGGAGAGGTGGTGCCCCCAGCAGAGGGACCCCGGGTGGGGCTCGGGGACAAAGCCATCTCCTCCCCACGTCGCCCACCTCCAGCCACCCCTCCGCCCCGCCccaccccgccccgccccagTGAGAGCTGTGGAGCCGTCCACACTtgctcctgcccctgaggaAGGTTCGCCTGCCCCAgggcctgtctccagccaaGCAGCTCTCCCCCTCTGTCCCCTGCAGGAcctgctggctctgctgcacGAGCACGGGCCATCCACGGAGGGGATCTTCCGGCTGGCGGCCAGCGAGCGGGCCTCCCGGGAGCTCAGGGAGGCCCTCGACAGCGGAGCGGAGGTCCGCCTCGAAAGCCAGCCTGCGCACCTGCTGGCCGTCGTCCTGAAGGTGAACCCTGCTGACCTGGAGCCCGGCAGCTCCCGGCTCTGTCGGTGCCGATGGGCACCTGCGAGAGCAGGAGCCAAAACCCGGCCGCCTGCTCGTCGGCCGGAGTGCCGGGGATGCCGCCTGTGCTCCCGGCGGCGGTGGTCCAAGACTCACCCGGAGCCCTTGGCgttgcaggacttcctccgcAAGATCCCCTCCAAGCTCCTCGAGGCAGAGCTCTACGAGGAGTGGATGAGCGCCCTGCAGAAGTccagcaggcaggagaagcTGGCAGGACTGAAGGAGTACGTGTGGCGAGCAGCCTGCCTGCTCCACGGGGAATGGCAGAGGGCGGGACTTGTCTGCAAACGAAGGCGCCCTTGA